Proteins co-encoded in one Malus sylvestris chromosome 7, drMalSylv7.2, whole genome shotgun sequence genomic window:
- the LOC126629776 gene encoding uncharacterized protein LOC126629776 isoform X1, giving the protein MVLSLHSIRFRAIENRDFVVLSLSLSPPYVYELSSEVRVQVGGSLTKLSRGAHQRFACWGNTETTNLCGNGYILQQQRVIPVCYFAKEASCSMLKEDDDVRICRQGFQRRVVSQELKLWLSVEKQEITIEKVMRNKRKCITTVKGLQLFAEFKVKRERKHRFRSTLEQSAIKFRNCWDFSG; this is encoded by the exons CTTtgtggtactctctctctctctctcccctccctaTGTGTATGAATTGAGTTCTGAAGTGCGTGTGCAGGTGGGCGGTTCATTAACTAAGCTTTCAAGGGGAGCCCATCAACGGTTTGCTTGCTGGGGGAATACGGAGACTACCAAT CTGTGTGGCAATGGATACATTCTTCAACAGCAGCGTGTTATCCCGGTTTGTTACTTTGCTAAGGAAGCAAGTTGCTCTATGCTAAAGGAGGATG ATGATGTAAGAATTTGTCGCCAAGGGTTTCAGAGAAGGGTGGTTTCACAGGAATTGAAGCTCTGGCTCTCGGTT GAGAAGCAAGAAATTACAATTGAAAAAGTCATGCGTAATAAGCGTAAATGTATCACCACTGTGAAAGGGCTGCAGCTTTTTG CGGAGTTCAAAGTCAAGAGGGAAAGAAAGCACAGATTCCGGTCGACACTTGAACAGTCCGCAATTAAATTCAGAAATTGTTGG GACTTCTCAGGTTGA
- the LOC126629776 gene encoding uncharacterized protein LOC126629776 isoform X2, whose amino-acid sequence MVLSLHSIRFRAIENRDFVVGGSLTKLSRGAHQRFACWGNTETTNLCGNGYILQQQRVIPVCYFAKEASCSMLKEDDDVRICRQGFQRRVVSQELKLWLSVEKQEITIEKVMRNKRKCITTVKGLQLFAEFKVKRERKHRFRSTLEQSAIKFRNCWDFSG is encoded by the exons CTTtgtg GTGGGCGGTTCATTAACTAAGCTTTCAAGGGGAGCCCATCAACGGTTTGCTTGCTGGGGGAATACGGAGACTACCAAT CTGTGTGGCAATGGATACATTCTTCAACAGCAGCGTGTTATCCCGGTTTGTTACTTTGCTAAGGAAGCAAGTTGCTCTATGCTAAAGGAGGATG ATGATGTAAGAATTTGTCGCCAAGGGTTTCAGAGAAGGGTGGTTTCACAGGAATTGAAGCTCTGGCTCTCGGTT GAGAAGCAAGAAATTACAATTGAAAAAGTCATGCGTAATAAGCGTAAATGTATCACCACTGTGAAAGGGCTGCAGCTTTTTG CGGAGTTCAAAGTCAAGAGGGAAAGAAAGCACAGATTCCGGTCGACACTTGAACAGTCCGCAATTAAATTCAGAAATTGTTGG GACTTCTCAGGTTGA